A single Brassica rapa cultivar Chiifu-401-42 chromosome A04, CAAS_Brap_v3.01, whole genome shotgun sequence DNA region contains:
- the LOC103864187 gene encoding uncharacterized protein LOC103864187 encodes MARRFAFLFLLIAFALAGEIYAADSSSPSPPTTTSTTTVKSPPELLVGNNSTGGTDYSDYEVPINLAPGGVEVVEDYAPFNAGRGPDELAQPEDDLKISKGDKPVNSASSFSSVSSFSSNVVFVAAAGLFLF; translated from the coding sequence ATGGCTCGACGATTCGCTTTCTTATTCCTTCTCATAGCTTTTGCTTTAGCCGGTGAAATTTACGCCGCCGATTCATCTTCACCTTCTCCACCGACAACAACGTCAACCACCACTGTAAAATCTCCCCCAGAGCTTCTCGTCGGGAATAACTCAACGGGCGGTACAGATTACTCAGATTACGAAGTCCCTATAAATCTTGCGCCGGGAGGAGTTGAGGTCGTGGAAGATTATGCGCCGTTCAATGCTGGTAGAGGACCTGATGAGCTTGCGCAACCTGAAGacgatttaaaaattagtaaggGAGATAAGCCTGTGAACTCGgcctcttctttttcttctgtttcttctttttcctcCAACGTTGTCTTTGTTGCTGCTGCtggattatttttgttttga
- the LOC103864008 gene encoding bromodomain testis-specific protein isoform X4 translates to MTKRAAEEAPPSTDSSTTGPNFLGCYRDQVAELLSQEERLPHHEDGDTKKPSTEIIGAGISSLKREKLKALLRQCVTDLIPGVDEMQSRARSMLLMSQLSNKKPSISVTNEEVEDDIQLLLKSDPRLFKEIVKKHTDDVLTSLNNMQQQAEKLLDNVATSCRPMSRDEKRDLQRSIKELPGGNLKRIAEIIKDHRAASGKAFSDEVTVNLEEEDNTMLWRLHFYVAAVKSARKLAS, encoded by the exons ATGACCAAAAGAGCAGCGGAAGAAGCTCCTCCTTCAACGGATAGCAGCACAACTGGGCCAAACTTTTTGGGTTGCTACAGAGATCAAGTAGCAGAGCTCTTGTCTCAAGAAGAGAGGCTCCCTCATCATGAAGATGGTGACACTAAGAAGCCTTCTACTGAAATTATAGGAGCTGGGATCTCAAGTTTAAAACGAGAGAAGTTGAAAGCCTTGTTAAGGCAGTGCGTGACAGATCTCATTCCAGGAGTTGATGAG ATGCAGTCGCGTGCTCGCAGCATGCTCCTAATGTCTCAACTGAGtaacaaaaaaccatcaatctCAGTAACCAATGAAGAG GTGGAGGATGATATACAATTACTCTTGAAGTCTGATCCTCGTCTTTTCAAGGAAATAGTGAAGAAACATACGGATGATGTACTTACCAGC CTGAACAACATGCAGCAGCAGGCCGAGAAACTCCTTGACAATGTGGCCACTTCATGCAG ACCTATGAGCCGAGACGAGAAGCGAGATCTTCAGAGATCAATCAAGGAGCTTCCTGGAGGAAATCTAAAACGCATTGCTGAAATCATCAAAGACCACCGTGCAGCTTCGGGGAAAGCATTCTCTGATGAGGTCACTGTCAACTTGGAGGAGGAA GATAACACAATGCTTTGGAGGTTGCATTTCTATGTGGCCGCGGTGAAAAGTGCAAGGAAACTAGCAAGCTAG
- the LOC103864007 gene encoding F-box/LRR-repeat protein At3g62440 isoform X2, with protein MDRISDLPDEILHHIGSFLSAKEAAFATLLSKRWRSLFTIIPNLHFSGSLTRAAGGRFKDFADRVLALPVSSRVRTFSLKCKHVARYEDLINRCLRHVLNRGVLVLELHIKVPRKRHCYYSLPCDVLTCKTVSTMKLGPGFVIEALPADVFLPALKSLVLDSVRFFAFDGRCSFNTLLSQSPVLEELVMDGIEFERWKWCSTVSSTTLKRLTIRRREWFSYDETDEENIRVDSRCLTHEFDNVSFHTPALTYLEYSDYVPKEYLTVNLDSLVEANLNLWVDEEGVWRPYHATTFNPMTLINGLKHVAILSLTSEAVEMFDVLNESIPMFVMVSQLSLGLSEGCWFSLTNVIKKFPNLKTLIIESILAYCLLRWRS; from the exons atggatAGAATCAGTGATCTACCAGATGAGATTCTTCACCACATTGGTTCCTTTCTCTCCGCAAAGGAAGCTGCTTTCGCTACTCTTCTCTCAAAACGGTGGCGTTCTCTCTTCACCATCATACCAAACCTTCACTTCAGTGGCTCACTTACACGTGCAGCAGGAGGACGTTTCAAGGATTTTGCGGATAGAGTATTGGCTCTACCTGTCAGCTCTCGCGTCAGGACATTCTCTCTCAAATGTAAACATGTCGCTCGGTACGAAGACCTTATCAACCGTTGTCTCCGTCACGTGTTGAACCGTGGTGTTTTGGTTCTTGAACTCCACATCAAAGTTCCCAGAAAACGACATTGTTATTATTCACTGCCTTGTGATGTTCTAACCTGCAAGACAGTTTCCACCATGAAACTAGGGCCTGGCTTTGTCATTGAAGCTCTCCCTGCGGATGTTTTTCTTCCAGCTCTCAAGTCTCTTGTTCTAGACTCTGTTCGGTTCTTTGCTTTCGATGGTCGCTGCTCGTTTAATACGCTTCTTTCTCAGTCCCCTGTGCTGGAGGAGTTAGTGATGGATGGCATCGAGTTCGAACGCTGGAAATGGTGCTCCACCGTCTCTAGTACGACCCTTAAGAGACTTACTATTCGACGTAGGGAGTGGTTCTCTTATGATGAAACTGACGAGGAGAACATTAGAGTTGATTCTCGGTGTCTTACCCATGAGTTTGATAACGTTAGCTTCCATACTCCTGCTCTAACCTACTTGGAGTATTCTGACTATGTTCCCAAGGAGTATCTAACTGTTAATCTCGACTCCCTTGTTGAAGCTAATCTCAACCTTTGGGTTGATGAGGAAGGTGTCTGGAGGCCTTACCATGCAACTACTTTCAATCCCATGACTCTTATTAATGGTTTAAAACACGTTGCGATTTTGAGCTTAACCAGTGAAGCTGTGGAG atGTTTGATGTCTTGAATGAATCAATCCCAATGTTTGTAATGGTGTCTCAGTTATCTCTTGGCCTTTCTGAAGGCTGTTGGTTTTCTCTAACAAATGTGATAAAGAAATTTCCAAATCTAAAGACTCTCATCAtcgag AGTATTCTTGCCTATTGTCTTCTCCGGTGGAGGTCCTGA
- the LOC103864006 gene encoding serine/threonine-protein kinase STY13 — protein sequence MGSGTGFYSDQLDPKWVVDPQHLFVGPKIGEGSHAKIYEGKYKNKTVAIKIIKKGESPEEIAKRDSRFAREVSMLSKVQHKNLVKFIGACKEPIMVIVTELLLGGTLRKYLVSLRPGRLDIRLAVGFALDIARAMECLHSHGIIHRDLKPENLILTSDYKTVKLADFGLAREESLTEMMTAETGTYRWMAPELYSTVTLRQGEKKHYNHKVDAYSFAIVLWELIHNKLPFEGMSNLQAAYAAAFKNVRPSAEDLPEDLAMIVTSCWKEDPNDRPNFTEIIQLLLRYLSTISAPELVPPSMKRVFSSENTVLPPESPGTCSLMAVRDGDQITTDTNSPEKEGRGSFFFCC from the exons atggGATCTGGAACTGGGTTTTACTCAGATCAACTAGATCCTAAATGGGTCGTTGATCCTCAACATCTCTTTGTTGGTCCCAAGATTGGTGAAGGATCTCATGCCAAAATCTATGAAGGAAA gtataaaaacaaaacagttGCTATAAAGATTATTAAAAAGGGAGAATCTCCTGAAGAGATTGCCAAAAGAGATAGCAGATTTGCGAGAGAGGTCTCTATGTTGTCTAAAGTTCAACACAAGAATTTAGTCAAG TTCATTGGAGCTTGCAAAGAACCAATCATGGTTATAGTCACCGAGCTTTTACTCGGTGGTACATTGCGTAAATACCTTGTGAGTTTGCGTCCAGGGCGTTTGGACATACGTTTAGCTGTTGGGTTTGCTCTTGACATTGCTCGCGCAATGGAATGTTTACACTCTCATGGAATCATTCATCGTGACCTCAAACCAG AGAACTTGATCTTGACCTCAGATTACAAGACTGTTAAACTAGCGGATTTCGGTTTAGCTAGGGAAGAGTCACTAACCGAGATGATGACTGCAGAAACTGGTACTTATCGTTGGATGGCTCCTGAG CTTTATAGCACGGTCACGTTGAGGCAAGGTGAGAAAAAACACTATAACCACAAGGTAGATGCGTACAGCTTCGCCATTGTCTTGTGGGAGCTTATCCACAACAAGTTACCTTTCGAAGGCATGTCGAATCTCCAAGCTGCTTATGCTGCTGCATTCAAG AACGTGAGGCCGAGTGCAGAGGATTTACCGGAGGATTTAGCAATGATAGTAACATCTTGCTGGAAAGAAGATCCAAACGACCGACCAAACTTCAcagagattattcaacttctcTTACGTTACCTCTCCACAATCTCAGCACCGGAGCTTGTTCCTCCCTCAATGAAACGTGTTTTCTCGTCAGAAAACACCGTTCTGCCACCAGAATCGCCGGGAACTTGCTCACTGATGGCTGTTAGAGACGGAGATCAGATTACTACAGACACAAACTCGCCTGAAAAGGAAGGCAGAGGAAGCTTCTTTTTCTGCTGCTAA
- the LOC103864185 gene encoding uncharacterized protein LOC103864185 encodes MYSKRCPCHDTPLKSTKISSKCDVCYEEDVHDNKQGYKCDRCDFYVHEECIDPNIPSRHKHPLKLTSTHKRYETCCLCEKDRLILLYQCLPCAFRICIQCVRRPLILKPNKTHKHELHQVPIKLSFTCDACGLCSSEYPYICLQCCFIIHRKCIFLPRVIYINRHDHRIAHVFSLGPGNWICGVCRAPVNGIYGAYSCLICSYAVHSKCATAGELWDGRELEGTPEKEEEESKPFQVIDQNLIKHFSHEHNLKVSLGLEEEDKHCYACTLPFNSERCYRCTQCDFILHDACANLPLQKRHPVSNKKLTLYAQHDNYFVCEACLRHCNDFSYYGDNLNIDVQCASITDAFYHESHPHWLYLLQFNYETTHKRCSVCNSVHFMLLGCINHDVCGGFSLCFTCATLPTQVRHKYDDHPLSLCYGEGNVNSTYCCGVCEEEVYPKRGVYWCGDCNSTLHTKCVFKNLLHPRPGYTLVIRDKGTFELLPNDSMSRPTCYVCKSRCMGDLVLKSKADSSVFMCSSCGFYDY; translated from the coding sequence ATGTATTCAAAACGATGTCCCTGTCACGATACTCCTTTAAAATCTACAAAAATCTCATCAAAATGCGATGTATGTTACGAAGAAGATGTCCATGACAACAAGCAAGGTTACAAGTGTGATCGCTGCGATTTTTATGTCCACGAGGAATGCATAGACCCCAACATTCCTTCTCGTCATAAACACCCTCTCAAGCTCACAAGCACTCACAAAAGATATGAAACATGTTGTCTATGTGAAAAAGATAGGCTGATACTGTTGTATCAGTGTTTACCTTGTGCTTTCCGTATATGTATCCAATGTGTAAGAAGACCTCTGATCCTGAAGCCAAATAAGACCCACAAGCATGAACTCCACCAAGTACCGATAAAACTCTCCTTCACATGTGATGCATGTGGGTTGTGCAGTTCAGAGTACCCGTATATTTGTCTTCAATGTTGTTTCATAATCCATAGAAAATGCATCTTCTTACCACGTGTTATATATATCAACCGCCACGACCACCGCATCGCTCATGTTTTCTCTCTTGGCCCGGGGAATTGGATTTGTGGGGTATGCCGTGCGCCTGTCAATGGAATATATGGAGCATATTCTTGCTTAATTTGCTCTTATGCTGTTCATTCAAAGTGTGCCACAGCTGGTGAACTTTGGGATGGGAGAGAGCTCGAAGGGACAcctgaaaaagaagaagaagaaagtaagCCATTCCAAGTGATAGATCAAAACCTAATTAAACATTTTAGCCATGAACACAATCTTAAGGTTTCACTAGgacttgaagaagaagataaacattGCTATGCATGCACGCTTCCTTTTAATTCTGAAAGGTGTTACAGATGTACACAATGTGATTTCATACTTCACGATGCATGCGCTAATCTTCCTCTGCAAAAAAGGCACCCCGTCAGCAACAAAAAACTTACTTTGTATGCTCAGCATGATAACTATTTTGTTTGTGAAGCTTGTCTACGTCATTGCAACGATTTCTCATATTACGGAGACAACTTGAATATTGATGTGCAGTGTGCTTCAATTACTGATGCATTTTATCATGAAAGCCATCCACATTGGTTGTATTTGTTACAATTTAACTATGAGACGACACACAAGAGGTGTTCAGTTTGTAACTCAGTCCATTTTATGCTTCTGGGTTGCATTAATCATGATGTTTGCGGAGGCTTCAGTTTATGCTTCACATGCGCTACTCTACCCACACAGGTAAGACACAAATACGATGACCATCCTCTCTCTTTATGCTATGGTGAAGGAAATGTGAATTCAACATATTGTTGCGGGGTATGTGAAGAGGAAGTATACCCCAAGAGAGGGGTTTACTGGTGTGGTGATTGTAACTCCACTCTTCATACTAAATGCGTATTTAAAAATCTATTACACCCAAGACCTGGATACACTTTAGTGATACGTGACAAAGGAACATTTGAATTGCTTCCCAATGATAGCATGTCTCGGCCAACTTGCTATGTATGTAAAAGCCGTTGTATGGGTGATTTGGTTCTGAAAAGTAAGGCAGATTCAAGTGTATTCATGTGCTCTTCTTGTGgcttttatgattattaa
- the LOC103864008 gene encoding bromodomain testis-specific protein isoform X1, translating to MAIWKSLLSLCSDCDARIDNGLSMTKRAAEEAPPSTDSSTTGPNFLGCYRDQVAELLSQEERLPHHEDGDTKKPSTEIIGAGISSLKREKLKALLRQCVTDLIPGVDEMQSRARSMLLMSQLSNKKPSISVTNEEVEDDIQLLLKSDPRLFKEIVKKHTDDVLTSLNNMQQQAEKLLDNVATSCRPMSRDEKRDLQRSIKELPGGNLKRIAEIIKDHRAASGKAFSDEVTVNLEEEDNTMLWRLHFYVAAVKSARKLAS from the exons ATGGCGATTTGGAAATCGCTTCTCTCGTTATGTAGCGATTGCGATGCTCGAATCGATAACGGCTTAT CTATGACCAAAAGAGCAGCGGAAGAAGCTCCTCCTTCAACGGATAGCAGCACAACTGGGCCAAACTTTTTGGGTTGCTACAGAGATCAAGTAGCAGAGCTCTTGTCTCAAGAAGAGAGGCTCCCTCATCATGAAGATGGTGACACTAAGAAGCCTTCTACTGAAATTATAGGAGCTGGGATCTCAAGTTTAAAACGAGAGAAGTTGAAAGCCTTGTTAAGGCAGTGCGTGACAGATCTCATTCCAGGAGTTGATGAG ATGCAGTCGCGTGCTCGCAGCATGCTCCTAATGTCTCAACTGAGtaacaaaaaaccatcaatctCAGTAACCAATGAAGAG GTGGAGGATGATATACAATTACTCTTGAAGTCTGATCCTCGTCTTTTCAAGGAAATAGTGAAGAAACATACGGATGATGTACTTACCAGC CTGAACAACATGCAGCAGCAGGCCGAGAAACTCCTTGACAATGTGGCCACTTCATGCAG ACCTATGAGCCGAGACGAGAAGCGAGATCTTCAGAGATCAATCAAGGAGCTTCCTGGAGGAAATCTAAAACGCATTGCTGAAATCATCAAAGACCACCGTGCAGCTTCGGGGAAAGCATTCTCTGATGAGGTCACTGTCAACTTGGAGGAGGAA GATAACACAATGCTTTGGAGGTTGCATTTCTATGTGGCCGCGGTGAAAAGTGCAAGGAAACTAGCAAGCTAG
- the LOC103864007 gene encoding F-box/LRR-repeat protein At3g62440 isoform X1 yields MDRISDLPDEILHHIGSFLSAKEAAFATLLSKRWRSLFTIIPNLHFSGSLTRAAGGRFKDFADRVLALPVSSRVRTFSLKCKHVARYEDLINRCLRHVLNRGVLVLELHIKVPRKRHCYYSLPCDVLTCKTVSTMKLGPGFVIEALPADVFLPALKSLVLDSVRFFAFDGRCSFNTLLSQSPVLEELVMDGIEFERWKWCSTVSSTTLKRLTIRRREWFSYDETDEENIRVDSRCLTHEFDNVSFHTPALTYLEYSDYVPKEYLTVNLDSLVEANLNLWVDEEGVWRPYHATTFNPMTLINGLKHVAILSLTSEAVEMFDVLNESIPMFVMVSQLSLGLSEGCWFSLTNVIKKFPNLKTLIIEGSVHYDYSEYSCLLSSPVEVLKINEYYGSKNELEQTKHFLGKLPCLELVEVCAQATSSEAKLQIMAELLMIPRASSKCKIQVKFFQ; encoded by the exons atggatAGAATCAGTGATCTACCAGATGAGATTCTTCACCACATTGGTTCCTTTCTCTCCGCAAAGGAAGCTGCTTTCGCTACTCTTCTCTCAAAACGGTGGCGTTCTCTCTTCACCATCATACCAAACCTTCACTTCAGTGGCTCACTTACACGTGCAGCAGGAGGACGTTTCAAGGATTTTGCGGATAGAGTATTGGCTCTACCTGTCAGCTCTCGCGTCAGGACATTCTCTCTCAAATGTAAACATGTCGCTCGGTACGAAGACCTTATCAACCGTTGTCTCCGTCACGTGTTGAACCGTGGTGTTTTGGTTCTTGAACTCCACATCAAAGTTCCCAGAAAACGACATTGTTATTATTCACTGCCTTGTGATGTTCTAACCTGCAAGACAGTTTCCACCATGAAACTAGGGCCTGGCTTTGTCATTGAAGCTCTCCCTGCGGATGTTTTTCTTCCAGCTCTCAAGTCTCTTGTTCTAGACTCTGTTCGGTTCTTTGCTTTCGATGGTCGCTGCTCGTTTAATACGCTTCTTTCTCAGTCCCCTGTGCTGGAGGAGTTAGTGATGGATGGCATCGAGTTCGAACGCTGGAAATGGTGCTCCACCGTCTCTAGTACGACCCTTAAGAGACTTACTATTCGACGTAGGGAGTGGTTCTCTTATGATGAAACTGACGAGGAGAACATTAGAGTTGATTCTCGGTGTCTTACCCATGAGTTTGATAACGTTAGCTTCCATACTCCTGCTCTAACCTACTTGGAGTATTCTGACTATGTTCCCAAGGAGTATCTAACTGTTAATCTCGACTCCCTTGTTGAAGCTAATCTCAACCTTTGGGTTGATGAGGAAGGTGTCTGGAGGCCTTACCATGCAACTACTTTCAATCCCATGACTCTTATTAATGGTTTAAAACACGTTGCGATTTTGAGCTTAACCAGTGAAGCTGTGGAG atGTTTGATGTCTTGAATGAATCAATCCCAATGTTTGTAATGGTGTCTCAGTTATCTCTTGGCCTTTCTGAAGGCTGTTGGTTTTCTCTAACAAATGTGATAAAGAAATTTCCAAATCTAAAGACTCTCATCAtcgag ggTTCCGTGCACTATGATTATTCAGAGTATTCTTGCCTATTGTCTTCTCCGGTGGAGGTCCTGAAGATAAACGAGTACTATGGTTCTAAAAACGAGCTTGAACAAACGAAGCATTTCTTGGGAAAGTTGCCATGCCTTGAGCTGGTGGAGGTTTGTGCTCAGGCGACATCAAGTGAAGCAAAGCTGCAAATCATGGCCGAGCTACTAATGATTCCAAGAGCTTCGTCCAAGTGCAAAATCCAGGTCAAGTTTTTTCAATAG
- the LOC117133343 gene encoding uncharacterized protein LOC117133343 produces MSTVYSFALIASLISLFLFLLVFWLVHRKVISRNLGLSPLLTISQIRGNRVKPMRTIRIPWFDNSDLIRCLNKTLIGRITNPDTQNVGSLVSMMPKIWKLDDDRVTGKDLGLGKFRFDFKREEDILEVLKTEPFSFNQWMVSIVRWEPVVHKNYPSDITFWVTLVGVPTPFW; encoded by the exons ATGTCCACGGTTTACAGTTT CGCACTAATCGCAAGTCTCATCtcattgtttctttttcttttggttttctggTTGGTTCATCGTAAGGTTATCTCCAGAAATCTCGGTTTGTCACCACTTTTAACAATATCGCAGATTAGAGGAAACCGTGTCAAACCGATGCGCACAATTCGAATTCCATGGTTTGATAACTCGGATTTAATCAGATGTTTAAACAAAACTCTGATCGGTAGGATTACGAATCCTGACACTCAGAATGTCGGATCACTAGTTTCAATGATGCCCAAGATCTGGAAACTAGATGATGATCGTGTAACCGGTAAGGATTTGGGTTTGGGAAAGTTCCGGTTTGATTTcaagagagaagaagatattcTTGAAGTGCTCAAAACAGAGCCTTTCAGTTTTAACCAATGGATGGTTTCGATTGTAAGATGGGAACCGGTTGTACACAAGAACTACCCGTCTGATATAACGTTTTGGGTCACACTCGTTGGTGTTCCTACTCCTTTTTGGTAA
- the LOC103864008 gene encoding bromodomain testis-specific protein isoform X3 yields the protein MYSMLFGAMTKRAAEEAPPSTDSSTTGPNFLGCYRDQVAELLSQEERLPHHEDGDTKKPSTEIIGAGISSLKREKLKALLRQCVTDLIPGVDEMQSRARSMLLMSQLSNKKPSISVTNEEVEDDIQLLLKSDPRLFKEIVKKHTDDVLTSLNNMQQQAEKLLDNVATSCRPMSRDEKRDLQRSIKELPGGNLKRIAEIIKDHRAASGKAFSDEVTVNLEEEDNTMLWRLHFYVAAVKSARKLAS from the exons ATGTATTCTATGTTGTTTGG AGCTATGACCAAAAGAGCAGCGGAAGAAGCTCCTCCTTCAACGGATAGCAGCACAACTGGGCCAAACTTTTTGGGTTGCTACAGAGATCAAGTAGCAGAGCTCTTGTCTCAAGAAGAGAGGCTCCCTCATCATGAAGATGGTGACACTAAGAAGCCTTCTACTGAAATTATAGGAGCTGGGATCTCAAGTTTAAAACGAGAGAAGTTGAAAGCCTTGTTAAGGCAGTGCGTGACAGATCTCATTCCAGGAGTTGATGAG ATGCAGTCGCGTGCTCGCAGCATGCTCCTAATGTCTCAACTGAGtaacaaaaaaccatcaatctCAGTAACCAATGAAGAG GTGGAGGATGATATACAATTACTCTTGAAGTCTGATCCTCGTCTTTTCAAGGAAATAGTGAAGAAACATACGGATGATGTACTTACCAGC CTGAACAACATGCAGCAGCAGGCCGAGAAACTCCTTGACAATGTGGCCACTTCATGCAG ACCTATGAGCCGAGACGAGAAGCGAGATCTTCAGAGATCAATCAAGGAGCTTCCTGGAGGAAATCTAAAACGCATTGCTGAAATCATCAAAGACCACCGTGCAGCTTCGGGGAAAGCATTCTCTGATGAGGTCACTGTCAACTTGGAGGAGGAA GATAACACAATGCTTTGGAGGTTGCATTTCTATGTGGCCGCGGTGAAAAGTGCAAGGAAACTAGCAAGCTAG
- the LOC103864010 gene encoding glycerol-3-phosphate dehydrogenase [NAD(+)] 1, chloroplastic, which produces MSHAKSGEDANGECHDSKSRVTIVGSGSWGSVAAKLVASNALKLPSFHDEVRMWVFEEVLPNGEKLTDVINKTNENANYLPGIKLGRNVVADPDLENAVKEANMLVFVTPHQFMDGICKKLKGKIKGEVEAISLVKGMEVKKEGPCMISNLISKELGINCCVLMGANIANEIAVEKFSEATVGYRESREIADTWVQLFSTPYFMVTPVHDVEGVELCGTLKNVVAIAAGFVDGLEMGNNTKAAIMRIGLREMKALSKLLFPSVKDSTFFESCGVADVITTCLGGRNRRVAEAFAQSGGKRSFDELEAEMLEGQKLQGVSTAREVYETLNHCGKLEMFPLFSTVHQICIGRLKPDAIVHYRNFGPNPKL; this is translated from the exons ATGTCTCATGCTAAATCCGGCGAAGACGCAAATGGTGAATGTCATGATTCGAAATCTAGGGTTACCATCGTTGGAAGTGGAAGTTGGGGGAGCGTCGCTGCTAAGCTCGTCGCATCTAATGCCCTCAAGCTTCCTTCGTTTCATG ATGAAGTGAGGATGTGGGTGTTTGAGGAAGTCCTACCAAATGGTGAGAAGCTCACTGATGTCATCAACAAGACCAAT GAAAATGCTAATTACCTTCCCGGGATTAAGCTAGGAAGAAATGTTGTTGCGGATCCTGACCTCGAAAATGCAG TGAAGGAAGCAAACATGTTGGTTTTCGTTACACCGCACCAGTTTATGGATGGTATATGCAAGAAACTAAAGGGAAAGATAAAAGGAGAGGTTGAGGCTATATCCCTTGTCAAAGGAATGGAAGTGAAGAAGGAAGGTCCCTGTATGATCTCAAATCTCATCTCCAAAGAACTCGGTATCAACTGTTGTGTTCTTATGGGCGCAAACATCGCAAACGAG ATTGCTGTGGAGAAGTTTAGTGAAGCAACGGTGGGATATAGAGAGAGTAGAGAAATAGCTGACACCTGGGTTCAGTTGTTTAGTACTCCCTATTTTATGGTCACACCG GTCCATGATGTTGAAGGAGTAGAGTTGTGTGGGACATTGAAGAATGTAGTGGCTATTGCAGCAGGTTTCGTTGATGGTTTGGAAATGGGTAATAACACAAAG GCTGCAATCATGAGGATTGGTCTAAGAGAGATGAAAGCACTCTCCAAGCTTCTGTTTCCATCTGTTAAAGACAGTACTTTCTTCGAGAGCTGCGGTGTAGCAGATGTCATAACAACTTGCT TAGGAGGAAGAAACCGAAGAGTTGCAGAAGCATTTGCCCAAAGCGGAGGAAAAAG GTCTTTTGATGAGCTTGAAGCAGAAATGCTAGAAGGGCAAAAGCTACAG GGTGTTTCCACGGCAAGAGAGGTGTATGAGACTCTGAACCATTGTGGTAAGTTGGAGATGTTTCCGCTGTTTTCAACGGTTCACCAAATCTGCATAGGTCGTCTTAAACCTGATGCCATTGTTCATtaccgaaattttggtccaaaTCCAAAGCTTTAA
- the LOC103864008 gene encoding bromodomain testis-specific protein isoform X2 translates to MVLKSIPKFNAMTKRAAEEAPPSTDSSTTGPNFLGCYRDQVAELLSQEERLPHHEDGDTKKPSTEIIGAGISSLKREKLKALLRQCVTDLIPGVDEMQSRARSMLLMSQLSNKKPSISVTNEEVEDDIQLLLKSDPRLFKEIVKKHTDDVLTSLNNMQQQAEKLLDNVATSCRPMSRDEKRDLQRSIKELPGGNLKRIAEIIKDHRAASGKAFSDEVTVNLEEEDNTMLWRLHFYVAAVKSARKLAS, encoded by the exons ATGGTGCTTAAGTCCATCCCCAAGTTCAACG CTATGACCAAAAGAGCAGCGGAAGAAGCTCCTCCTTCAACGGATAGCAGCACAACTGGGCCAAACTTTTTGGGTTGCTACAGAGATCAAGTAGCAGAGCTCTTGTCTCAAGAAGAGAGGCTCCCTCATCATGAAGATGGTGACACTAAGAAGCCTTCTACTGAAATTATAGGAGCTGGGATCTCAAGTTTAAAACGAGAGAAGTTGAAAGCCTTGTTAAGGCAGTGCGTGACAGATCTCATTCCAGGAGTTGATGAG ATGCAGTCGCGTGCTCGCAGCATGCTCCTAATGTCTCAACTGAGtaacaaaaaaccatcaatctCAGTAACCAATGAAGAG GTGGAGGATGATATACAATTACTCTTGAAGTCTGATCCTCGTCTTTTCAAGGAAATAGTGAAGAAACATACGGATGATGTACTTACCAGC CTGAACAACATGCAGCAGCAGGCCGAGAAACTCCTTGACAATGTGGCCACTTCATGCAG ACCTATGAGCCGAGACGAGAAGCGAGATCTTCAGAGATCAATCAAGGAGCTTCCTGGAGGAAATCTAAAACGCATTGCTGAAATCATCAAAGACCACCGTGCAGCTTCGGGGAAAGCATTCTCTGATGAGGTCACTGTCAACTTGGAGGAGGAA GATAACACAATGCTTTGGAGGTTGCATTTCTATGTGGCCGCGGTGAAAAGTGCAAGGAAACTAGCAAGCTAG